In a single window of the Melanotaenia boesemani isolate fMelBoe1 chromosome 22, fMelBoe1.pri, whole genome shotgun sequence genome:
- the unc93a gene encoding protein unc-93 homolog A — MISRNFKNVLVVSIGFLSLFTAYGGLQSLQSSLNAEQGMGVASLSVIYASIIISSMFLPPIMIKNLGCKWTIVAGMACYVAYSFGNLYPGWYTLIPTSVILGLGGSPLWSAKCTYLTISGNVQAAKEGKKGSDIINHYFGIFFFIFQSSAVWGNLMSSLIFGQDTDISDIPEEVLQTCGAADCGLSVNATGTSNKPAQRLVWILVGCYIGVGVLAMLIVGIFLDNIDQEQTSQFRENKEPFCHTFLATFRLLKDWRLLVLIPLTMYSGFEQSFLSGEYTKNYVTCALGIHFVGFVMMCFGASNSLSSFLFGRIARYTGRAPLFLLAALTNLSCIIALLYWRPHPDELPVFFVFPALWGMADAIWQTQTNALYGVLFPKDKEAAFANYRMWESLGFVIAFAYSTFICLEYKLYILVSVLVLTMITYPIVEYNEHKNPTKPIEEAQYKSHKEAIETNGDNFMTQTRL; from the exons ATGATCAGCCGCAACTTCAAGAATGTGTTGGTGGTCTCCATTGGGTTTCTGTCCCTGTTCACGGCTTATGGAGGCCTGCAGAGTCTGCAG agcagtCTCAATGCCGAACAGGGGATGGGTGTGGCGTCTCTGAGTGTCATCTACGCCTCCATCATCATCTCCTCCATGTTCCTCCCTCCCATCATGATCAAAAATCTGGGCTGTAAATGGACGATTGTTGCTGGCATGGCCTGTTATGTGGCATACTCCTTTGGAAACCTCTACCCTGGATG GTACACCCTCATCCCTACATCAGTGATCCTGGGTTTGGGAGGATCTCCTCTGTGGTCGGCTAAATGTACCTACCTGACCATCTCTGGGAATGTGCAGGCTGCTAAAGAGGGGAAAAAGGGTTCTGATATAATCAACCATTACTTCGgcatcttctttttcatctttcagtCGTCTGCCGTGTGGGGGAACCTCATGTCATCGCTCATCTTTGGACAGGACACCGACATCA GTGACATCCCAGAGGAGGTGCTGCAAACCTGCGGAGCAGCAGACTGCGGCCTTAGCGTGAACGCTACTGGTACCTCCAACAAGCCTGCACAGAGACTAGTGTGGATACTGGTCGGATGCTACATCG GTGTGGGTGTGCTGGCCATGCTCATCGTGGGAATATTTCTGGACAATATCGATCAGGAGCAGACGAGCCAGTTTCGTGAGAACAAGGAGCCGTTCTGCCACACATTCCTGGCCACGTTCAGGCTCCTGAAGGACTGGAGGCTTCTGGTGCTCATCCCACTCACCATGTACAGTGGATTTGAACAAAGTTTCCTGTCTGGAGAGTACACGAAG AACTATGTGACTTGTGCTTTGGGGATCCACTTTGTTGGTTTTGTGATGATGTGTTTTGGAGCGTCCAAttccctttcttcttttctgtttggGAGAATTGCTCGGTACACTGGGAGAGCTCCACTCTTCCTCCTCG ccgcCTTGACCAACCTCTCATGCATAATAGCTCTTTTGTACTGGAGGCCTCATCCCGACGAGTTGCCCGTCTTCTTTGTGTTTCCTGCTCTGTGGGGTATGGCTGATGCTATCTGGCAAACTCAAACTAATG CTCTTTATGGTGTCCTCTTCCCAAAGGACAAAGAAGCAGCCTTTGCCAACTACCGGATGTGGGAGTCACTTGGCTTTGTCATCGCCTTTGCCTACAGCACATTTATTTGCCTCGAGTACAAACTTTACATCCTTGTGTCAGTTCTTGTGCTGACGATGATAACTTACCCAATTGTGGAGTATAATGAGCACAAAAATCCCACAAAGCCCATAGAAGAAGCACAATACAAAAGTCACAAAGAAGCCATCGAAACAAATGGAGACAATTTCATGACCCAAACACGACTGTAG